In Cyprinus carpio isolate SPL01 chromosome A1, ASM1834038v1, whole genome shotgun sequence, the following proteins share a genomic window:
- the LOC122145619 gene encoding cell wall protein DAN4-like, protein MSTTDASTTTLPDTTTTTGAAIVTSTTTPPTSSTVGPTSTTDESTTTLPDTPTSTDATTVLASTTAHLTSTTIAPASTSHAATTTMPDTTTTIDTTTSLATTTTFPTSSTVEPTSTTSDATTTSIPDTTTMIDETTNLASITTPTTSSTVVPVSTTTDASTTTLSDTTTTTTDAITVLASTTTPLKSTTMAPASTSDAATTTMPDTTTTIDTTTSLASTATFSTSSMVEPSSTTSDAATTSVPDTTTMIDATTTLASTITPTTSSTVVPVSTTTDASTTTLSDTTTTTTTDATTSLASTTTAPTSSNIAPILTTETATTTLSDTTTTNDATTILASTTTPLISTTIAPASTSDAVTTTMPDTTTTTDTTTSLDSTTTFSNILNG, encoded by the coding sequence ATGTCAACCACTGATGCATCAACCACAACTCtgcctgacaccacaacaactaCTGGTGCTGCAATTGTGACTTCCACAACCACGCCTCCAACATCTTCGACAGTAGGACCAACGTCAACAACTGATGAATCAACAACAACTCTGCCTGACACCCCAACATCTACTGATGCAACAACAGTTTTGGCTTCCACAACGGCACATCTGACATCGACCACTATAGCACCAGCATCAACATCTCATGCAGCAACCACAACTatgcctgacaccacaacaacaattgaTACAACAACTTCTTTGGCTACTACAACCACCTTTCCAACATCCTCAACTGTTGAACCAACGTCAACAACATCTGATGCAACAACCACAAGTATTCCTGATACCACAACAATGATAGATGAAACAACAAATTTGGCTTCCATAACAACTCCTACAACATCCTCAACTGTAGTGCCAGTAtcaacaacaactgatgcatcaacaacaactctgtctgacaccacaacaacaacaactgatgcaaTAACAgttttggcttccacaaccacaCCTCTGAAATCGACCACTATGGCACCAGCATCAACATCTGATGCAGCAACCACAACTatgcctgacaccacaacaacaattgaTACAACAACATCTTTGGCTTCCACAGCCACCTTTTCAACATCCTCAATGGTTGAACCATCGTCAACAACATCTGATGCAGCAACCACAAGTGTTCCTGATACCACAACAATGATAGATGCAACAACAACTTTGGCTTCCACAATCACTCCTACAACATCCTCAACTGTAGTGCCAGTttcaacaacaactgatgcatcaacaacaactctgtctgacaccacaacaacaacaacaactgatgcaacaacatctttggcttccacaaccacTGCTCCAACATCCTCTAATATTGCACCAATTTTAACAACTGAAACAGCAACCacaactctgtctgacaccacaacaacaaatgATGCAACAACAAttttggcttccacaaccacaCCTCTGATATCGACCACTATTGCACCAGCATCAACATCTGATGCCGTAACCACAACTatgcctgacaccacaacaacaactgatACAACAACATCTTTGGATTCCACAACCACCTTTTCCAACATCCTCAACGGTTGA
- the LOC122145379 gene encoding cell wall protein DAN4-like: MIDATTNLASITTPTTSSTVVPVSTTSDASTTTLSDTTTTKTDATTVLASTTAPLISTTIAPASTSDAATTSGPDTTTMIDATTTLASTFTPTTSSTVASVSTTTDASTTTLSDTTTTTTTDATTVLASTTTPLTLTTIAPASTSDAKTTIVPDTTTTIDTTTSLASTTTFPTSSTFEPTSTTSDVATTTLSDTTKTSDATTTLANTTTTPTPSTLASVLKTTTDESKTTLSDTTTTTDATTTLYSKTTHLMSTTDASTTTLPDTTTTTGAAIVTSTTTPPTSSTVGPTSTTDESTTTLPDTPTSTDATTVLASTTAHLTSTTIAPASTSHAATTTMPDTTTTIDTTTSLATTTTFPTSSTVEPTSTTSDATTTSIPDTTTMIDATNKFGFHNNSYNILNCSASINNK; encoded by the exons ATGATAGATGCAACAACAAATTTGGCTTCCATAACAACTCCTACAACATCCTCAACTGTAGTGCCAGTATCAACAACAAGTGATGCATCAACAacaactctgtctgacaccacaacaacaaaaactgatgCAACAACAGTTTTGGCTTCCACAACCGCACCTCTGATATCGACCACTATAGCACCAGCAtcaac ATCTGATGCAGCAACCACAAGTGGTCCTGATACCACAACAATGATAGATGCAACAACAACTTTGGCTTCCACATTCACTCCTACAACATCCTCAACTGTAGCGTCAGTttcaacaacaactgatgcatcAACAACAACTCTGTcggacaccacaacaacaacaacaactgatgcaacaacagttttggcttccacaaccacaCCTCTGACATTGACCACTATAGCACCAGCATCAACATCTGATGCCAAAACCACAATTGtgcctgacaccacaacaacaattgatacaacaacatctttggcttccacaaccaccTTTCCAACATCCTCAACGTTTGAACCAACGTCAACAACATCTGATGTAGCAACCacaactctgtctgacaccacaaAAACATCTGATGCGACAACAACTTTAGCAAACACAACCACCACTCCAACACCCTCAACTCTAgcatcagtgttaaaaacaacaactgatgaatcaaaaacaactctgtctgacaccacTACAACTACTGATGCAACAACAACTTTGTATTCCAAAACCACCCATCTAATGTCAACCACTGATGCATCAACCACAACTCtgcctgacaccacaacaactaCTGGTGCTGCAATTGTGACTTCCACAACCACCCCTCCAACATCTTCGACAGTAGGACCAACGTCAACAACTGATGAATCAACCACAACTCTGCCTGACACCCCAACATCTACTGATGCAACAACAGTTTTGGCTTCCACAACCGCACATCTGACATCGACCACTATAGCACCAGCATCAACATCTCATGCAGCAACCACAACTatgcctgacaccacaacaacaattgaTACAACAACTTCTTTGGCTACTACAACCACCTTTCCAACATCCTCAACTGTTGAACCAACGTCAACAACATCTGATGCAACAACCACAAGTATTCCTGATACCACAACAATGATAGATGCAACAAACAAATTTGGCTTCCATAACAACTCCTACAACATCCTCAACTGTAGTGCCAGTATCAACAACAAGTGA
- the LOC122145624 gene encoding cell wall protein DAN4-like — protein MPDTTTTTDTTTSLDSKTTIPTSSTFEPTSTTSDAATTSIPDTTTMRDATTTLASTITPTTSSTVVSVSTTTDASTTTLSDTTTTTTTDTTTTLALTTTAPTSSNIAPISTTETETTTLSDTTTTTNATTILASTTTPLTSTTIAPASTSDAATTTMPDTTTTTDTTTSLDSTTTFPTSSTVEPSSTTSDAATTSVPDTTTMIDVTKTLASTITPTTSSTVVPVSTTTDASTTTLSDTTTTTTTDTTTSLASTTTFSTSSTVEPTSTTSDAATTSIPDTTTMIDATTTLASTFTPITSSTVAPVSTITDASRTLSDTTTTSTDATTVLASTTTPLTLTTIAPASTSDAATTIVPDTTNNN, from the coding sequence atgcctgacaccacaacaacaactgatACAACAACATCTTTGGATTCCAAAACGACCATTCCAACATCCTCAACGTTTGAACCAACGTCAACAACATCTGATGCAGCAACCACAAGTATTCCTGATACCACAACAATGAGAGATGCAACAACAACTTTGGCTTCCACAATCACTCCTACAACATCCTCAACTGTAGTGTCAGTttcaacaacaactgatgcatcaacaacaactctgtctgacaccacaacaacaacaacaactgatacaACAACAACTTTGGCTCTCACAACCACTGCTCCAACATCCTCTAATATTGCACCAATTTCAACAACTGAAACAGAAACCacaactctgtctgacaccacaacaacaactaatGCAACAACAATTTTGGCTTCCACAACTACACCTCTGACATCGACCACTATAGCTCCAGCATCAACATCTGATGCAGCAACCACAACTatgcctgacaccacaacaacaactgatACAACAACATCTTTGGATTCCACAACCACCTTTCCAACATCCTCAACGGTTGAACCATCGTCAACAACATCTGATGCAGCAACCACAAGTGTTCCAGATACCACAACAATGATAGATGTAACAAAAACTTTGGCTTCCACAATCACTCCTACAACATCCTCAACTGTAGTACCAGTAtcaacaacaactgatgcatcaacaacaactctgtctgacaccacaacaacaacaacaactgatacaacaacatctttggcttccacaaccaccTTTTCTACATCCTCAACGGTTGAACCAACGTCAACAACATCTGATGCAGCAACCACAAGTATTCCTGATACCACAACAATGATAGATGCAACAACAACTTTGGCTTCCACTTTCACTCCTATAACATCCTCAACTGTAGCGCCAGTTTCAACAATAACTGATGCATCAAGAactctgtctgacaccacaacaacatcaactgatgcaacaacagttttggcttccacaaccacaCCTCTGACATTGACCACTATAGCACCAGCATCAACATCTGATGCAGCAACCACAATTGTGCCTGACACCACCAACAACAATTGA